In a genomic window of Polycladomyces abyssicola:
- a CDS encoding aldo/keto reductase — MKYRKMPGIDTLVSEVGFGVWSVATPWWGVKDDMLGKRLLRMAYEDYGITFFDTADVYGQGKGETLLAEALEGLRDKVVIATKFGYDIYAKRGDRHGRHSELPQRWDAASIRQSCEESLRRLKTDVIDIYQLHNARMEAIQSEEVLETLERLKEEGKIRTYGVALGPDLGWRDEGLATLRDKRYDMAQIIHNLLEQDPARDLIREAEKLNKSLIVRVPHASGLLDGTYDPDKHFDKRDHRSHRPIEWMKTGLDAVRRLKFLYEGTDRTIGQAAILFSLASPVIKSVLPNITSEENLREFAEATEKTPLTEEELKMIEELWETGMKEQLKQPFSNSKIKPTPVAAR, encoded by the coding sequence ATGAAATACCGCAAAATGCCTGGCATTGATACGCTCGTCTCTGAAGTTGGTTTCGGCGTTTGGTCCGTTGCCACACCATGGTGGGGTGTCAAAGACGATATGCTCGGAAAACGCCTGTTGCGCATGGCATATGAAGATTACGGCATTACGTTTTTTGACACCGCGGACGTGTACGGCCAAGGCAAAGGAGAAACCCTCTTGGCGGAAGCGTTGGAAGGACTTCGCGACAAAGTGGTGATCGCCACCAAATTCGGCTACGATATCTATGCCAAACGGGGCGACCGACACGGCAGACACTCTGAATTGCCTCAGCGGTGGGATGCCGCCTCGATCCGTCAATCCTGCGAAGAGAGCCTACGCCGATTGAAGACCGACGTGATCGACATCTACCAATTGCATAACGCACGAATGGAAGCGATCCAGAGTGAGGAAGTGCTGGAAACGCTGGAACGTTTGAAGGAAGAAGGAAAAATCCGCACCTACGGTGTCGCTTTGGGACCGGACCTTGGCTGGCGGGACGAGGGATTGGCCACGCTCCGTGACAAGCGGTATGACATGGCGCAAATCATTCACAACTTGCTGGAGCAAGATCCTGCCCGTGATCTGATCCGGGAGGCCGAAAAGCTGAACAAATCCTTGATTGTCCGCGTTCCGCATGCATCAGGTCTCCTCGACGGCACCTATGATCCGGACAAGCATTTCGATAAACGAGACCACCGCTCCCACCGACCGATCGAGTGGATGAAAACCGGACTGGACGCGGTTCGACGGTTGAAATTCCTGTACGAAGGAACGGACCGGACCATCGGTCAAGCAGCCATTCTCTTCTCTTTGGCTAGCCCTGTGATCAAATCGGTCTTGCCCAATATCACCAGTGAAGAGAACTTGCGCGAATTTGCGGAGGCGACGGAGAAAACGCCGCTTACAGAAGAGGAACTGAAGATGATCGAAGAGTTGTGGGAAACTGGCATGAAAGAGCAATTGAAACAGCCGTTCTCCAACAGCAAAATCAAGCCGACACCCGTGGCGGCCCGTTAA
- the qoxB gene encoding cytochrome aa3 quinol oxidase subunit I, whose amino-acid sequence MINQIVEYLRNADPLIQMSAVAAVLTLLGIIFALTYFKKWGWLWREWITTVDHKKIGIMYLICALLMLFRGGVDALLMRTQLAFPNMNFLDSQHYNEIFSTHGTIMILFVAMPLIFAMMNIAVPLQIGARDVAFPFLNAVSFWLFFFGALLFNLSFILGGSPDAGWVSYPPLAELSHSPGPGINYYVLSLQISGIGSIATGINFIVTILKMRAPGMTLMKMPLFCWSVLASCIVIIFAFPALTVALALLGMDRIFGTHFFTMLHGGNPMMYVNLFWVWGHPEVYIAILPVYGILSEVVSTFSRKRIFGYKSMVASLMLISVISYFVWVHHFFTMGAGPGVNSFFAVASMAVGIPTGVKVFNWLFTMFRGRIRLTLPMLWSLTFIPCFAVGGATGIMLASAPADYQFHNSYFVIAHFHQTLIGGAVFGLLAGMYYWWPKMFGFKLNETLGKWAFWFFNIGFYVCFMPQYALGFMGMTRRVYTYPAETGWGTLNFVSTIGAYLMGIGFLFIVVQILYSIRYGERDTTGDPWDGRTLEWSLPSPVPHYNFAQIPTVNERDAWWEMKQQRKEGILPPTKEPLKPIHMPNNSSLPFFMGLAFFVAGFGLVFNQFIIATVGLIGVVVCMLWRSLEKDTGHWISVDEIKQMEAS is encoded by the coding sequence ATGATCAATCAGATTGTGGAATATTTGCGGAATGCTGACCCGTTGATTCAGATGTCAGCGGTTGCCGCTGTTTTGACACTGCTGGGCATCATATTTGCGTTGACGTACTTCAAGAAATGGGGATGGCTGTGGCGCGAGTGGATTACCACCGTTGATCATAAAAAGATCGGGATCATGTATCTGATTTGCGCTCTGCTGATGCTGTTTCGAGGCGGCGTAGACGCTCTTCTCATGCGAACCCAACTTGCCTTTCCAAATATGAACTTTTTGGATTCACAACATTACAATGAAATCTTTTCTACGCACGGAACCATCATGATTTTGTTCGTGGCGATGCCTTTGATTTTTGCCATGATGAACATCGCGGTTCCTCTGCAAATCGGAGCACGTGACGTAGCGTTTCCTTTCTTGAACGCAGTAAGTTTTTGGTTGTTTTTCTTTGGCGCTCTGTTGTTTAACCTTTCCTTTATCCTCGGGGGTTCCCCCGATGCAGGATGGGTAAGTTATCCGCCACTCGCAGAGTTGTCACATAGCCCTGGTCCCGGAATCAATTATTACGTTCTGTCTCTGCAAATTTCCGGGATTGGAAGTATTGCAACGGGGATCAACTTTATCGTTACGATTCTTAAAATGCGTGCGCCCGGCATGACGCTCATGAAGATGCCGCTGTTTTGTTGGTCTGTTCTTGCATCTTGTATTGTCATTATCTTTGCCTTTCCCGCTTTGACTGTCGCACTTGCGCTTTTGGGAATGGACCGGATTTTCGGAACCCATTTCTTTACGATGCTTCATGGCGGAAATCCGATGATGTACGTCAACCTCTTTTGGGTTTGGGGACACCCGGAAGTGTATATTGCGATTCTTCCTGTTTACGGCATTCTTTCTGAGGTCGTCAGCACATTCAGCCGGAAACGGATTTTCGGCTACAAATCGATGGTTGCCTCTCTCATGTTGATCAGCGTGATCAGCTACTTTGTCTGGGTACACCACTTCTTTACGATGGGTGCAGGTCCGGGGGTAAATAGTTTCTTTGCGGTTGCTTCCATGGCTGTTGGCATCCCTACAGGGGTAAAAGTTTTCAACTGGCTGTTTACGATGTTTCGAGGTCGGATTCGACTCACATTGCCGATGCTCTGGTCGCTTACCTTTATCCCCTGTTTTGCGGTCGGTGGAGCAACCGGGATTATGTTGGCGTCGGCACCTGCAGATTACCAGTTTCACAACAGTTATTTTGTGATCGCTCACTTCCACCAGACCTTGATTGGTGGGGCGGTATTTGGGTTACTTGCAGGGATGTATTACTGGTGGCCGAAAATGTTTGGCTTCAAACTCAACGAAACCCTCGGCAAATGGGCGTTCTGGTTCTTCAACATCGGATTTTACGTTTGTTTCATGCCGCAATACGCGCTGGGATTCATGGGAATGACCCGACGTGTGTACACGTATCCCGCTGAAACAGGGTGGGGAACACTCAATTTTGTTTCAACCATTGGTGCGTATTTGATGGGGATCGGATTTCTCTTTATCGTCGTTCAAATCCTTTACAGCATCCGCTATGGGGAACGCGATACGACAGGGGATCCATGGGATGGCCGCACATTGGAATGGTCTCTTCCGTCACCTGTCCCACACTATAATTTTGCGCAAATCCCCACAGTAAATGAACGTGATGCCTGGTGGGAGATGAAACAACAGCGGAAAGAAGGCATTCTGCCGCCGACGAAAGAACCATTGAAACCCATTCACATGCCGAACAATTCATCTCTGCCTTTCTTCATGGGATTGGCGTTCTTTGTCGCCGGATTCGGTTTGGTCTTTAACCAATTCATAATCGCTACAGTCGGGCTGATCGGTGTGGTGGTGTGCATGCTGTGGCGTTCGCTTGAAAAAGATACGGGCCACTGGATTTCCGTTGACGAAATCAAGCAAATGGAAGCGTCATAA
- the adhP gene encoding alcohol dehydrogenase AdhP, with product MLAAVIRDFAEPVRIEEVNIPEPGVGQVRVKVEASGLCHTDIHAAKGEWPVKPKLPFIPGHEGIGIVEAVGKGVTGIKEGDRVALPWLGYACGNCEYCNSGWETLCQSQFNTGYSIDGTHAEYTISYAKHIVKVPNGINPLDAAPLTCAGVTTYKAVKMSGARPSDLVAIFGIGGLGHLALQYAKVTGATVVAVDLFNKKLQLAKELGADYVVNARYQDPVEEIKKLGGADAAISVAVSPKAFEQAFHSLRRGGRLVLVALPADNYVQLPIFETVFNGIQVIGSIVGTRTDLEETFQLHAEGRTKVIYETRHLHQVHEAFEEVEKAQAKARLVFKF from the coding sequence ATACTGGCCGCGGTTATACGGGACTTTGCGGAACCGGTTCGCATTGAGGAAGTGAATATTCCGGAACCCGGAGTGGGACAGGTTCGTGTAAAAGTCGAAGCCTCAGGATTGTGCCACACTGATATTCACGCGGCCAAAGGGGAGTGGCCGGTCAAACCGAAATTGCCCTTTATCCCGGGACATGAAGGGATCGGTATCGTGGAGGCGGTGGGAAAAGGAGTAACGGGGATCAAGGAAGGGGACCGGGTGGCTCTCCCTTGGCTGGGTTACGCATGCGGAAATTGTGAATATTGCAACTCCGGCTGGGAGACGTTGTGCCAGTCCCAGTTTAACACCGGTTACTCCATCGACGGCACCCACGCCGAATACACCATCAGCTACGCCAAACACATCGTCAAGGTGCCTAACGGCATCAACCCGCTGGATGCGGCGCCCTTGACCTGCGCCGGGGTGACCACCTACAAGGCGGTGAAGATGTCCGGTGCCAGACCGTCGGACCTCGTGGCCATCTTCGGCATCGGCGGGCTCGGCCACCTGGCCCTACAATACGCCAAAGTGACAGGGGCGACGGTGGTGGCTGTCGATCTCTTCAATAAGAAGTTGCAACTGGCCAAGGAGCTGGGAGCGGACTATGTGGTCAACGCCCGGTACCAGGACCCTGTGGAAGAGATCAAGAAACTGGGTGGCGCCGATGCAGCCATCAGCGTGGCTGTCTCGCCCAAGGCCTTTGAGCAAGCTTTCCATTCTCTGCGCCGCGGCGGCCGCCTCGTCCTTGTTGCGTTGCCAGCGGACAACTACGTGCAGCTTCCCATTTTTGAGACCGTTTTCAACGGTATCCAGGTGATTGGGTCCATCGTAGGTACCCGCACCGATCTGGAGGAAACGTTCCAATTGCATGCGGAGGGGCGGACAAAAGTCATCTATGAGACCAGACACCTTCATCAAGTGCACGAAGCCTTTGAAGAAGTAGAAAAAGCGCAAGCGAAAGCACGACTGGTCTTCAAATTTTAA
- the hmpA gene encoding NO-inducible flavohemoprotein, with translation MIETHSIEIVKSTAPVLQKNSEAIGKRFYQLLFESHPELYNIFNQTNQKRGVQQRALAHSVYICGEHMDHLDAIKPIILRICHKHRAIGIVPEHYPIVGKHLIQAVKDVLGNQVTEEIIQAWEKAYQYIADIFIEIEQELYDQARAQEGGWEGFREFVVVKKVKESDVINSFYLKPADGKAIAQFQPGQYLTLKAKIPGEKYTHIRHYSLSDAPGKDYYRISVKREDARNGNPAGIVSNYLHRNIQEGGILEFSSPAGDFILNTKSMNPVVLISGGVGLTPMISMLNTIIEKQPGRKVTYIHAAINGRHHAMKEHVARLASQNSNIRSYVCYESPTEEDRRTESFDKEGFIDQAWLESILDNTQGEFYLCGPIPFMQVIYRALRQMDIPKERIHYEAFGPMSTLGED, from the coding sequence ATGATTGAGACCCATAGCATAGAAATCGTCAAATCAACAGCTCCGGTACTTCAAAAAAACAGTGAGGCAATCGGTAAACGTTTTTATCAATTACTGTTTGAAAGTCACCCGGAGTTGTACAATATCTTTAATCAGACAAACCAAAAACGAGGTGTACAGCAGCGAGCTCTTGCTCATTCTGTTTACATATGCGGAGAACACATGGATCATTTAGATGCGATCAAACCGATCATCTTAAGGATTTGTCATAAGCATCGGGCCATTGGTATTGTGCCAGAGCATTATCCCATTGTAGGTAAACATCTGATTCAAGCAGTGAAGGATGTATTGGGCAATCAAGTAACGGAAGAGATCATTCAGGCTTGGGAAAAAGCTTATCAATACATCGCCGACATATTCATAGAGATTGAACAAGAATTGTATGATCAAGCTAGGGCACAAGAAGGCGGTTGGGAAGGTTTTCGGGAATTTGTGGTGGTGAAAAAGGTAAAAGAAAGTGACGTGATCAATTCGTTCTATTTAAAACCTGCGGATGGAAAAGCAATCGCGCAATTTCAACCTGGGCAATACTTAACCTTAAAGGCAAAAATACCAGGCGAAAAATATACGCATATTCGCCACTACAGTTTATCAGATGCTCCCGGTAAGGATTATTACCGTATCAGTGTCAAACGCGAAGATGCGCGTAATGGGAACCCTGCTGGGATTGTATCCAATTACCTGCATCGGAATATTCAAGAGGGTGGCATTTTAGAATTTAGCTCCCCTGCTGGGGATTTTATTCTGAATACCAAATCAATGAATCCAGTTGTGTTGATCAGCGGAGGCGTAGGCCTAACGCCAATGATTAGCATGTTAAACACGATTATCGAAAAACAGCCCGGTCGAAAAGTGACTTACATTCATGCAGCGATCAATGGAAGACATCACGCCATGAAGGAACACGTTGCCCGTTTGGCATCCCAAAATAGCAATATCCGATCATATGTCTGTTATGAATCACCAACCGAAGAAGACCGGAGGACTGAATCCTTCGATAAAGAAGGGTTTATTGATCAGGCGTGGTTAGAGTCCATTTTGGATAATACTCAAGGAGAGTTTTATCTATGCGGGCCCATTCCATTTATGCAAGTCATTTACCGGGCGCTTAGACAAATGGATATTCCCAAAGAGCGGATCCACTATGAAGCCTTTGGCCCAATGAGTACATTGGGTGAGGATTAA
- a CDS encoding heme o synthase, whose protein sequence is MSAPLLDSVQSPPRTFLIVMKKFKAYLALTKPRIAIFMIFTAICAAIVAKGEWPDVWTMAAMSIGLALSAAGASAINMWYDRDIDKIMKRTMGRPLPTGQLRPRSALFFGIGLELLSLIWLWVFVNGLSSILSLAGFLYYTVIYTMWLKRKTPQNIVIGGGAGAIPPMIGWSAVTGNIGWPAVIMFAMIFFWTPPHFWPLAIVKNDEYVRAGVPMMPAVRGKRNTKRQCLFYTFVLLLTTFSLYFTGAVGGFYLTVAILSGLYFLYYHLRMWYEPDDRTMWAKRTFFASLFYLAVLFASMAIDSLL, encoded by the coding sequence ATGTCGGCTCCGTTGTTGGATTCTGTTCAATCACCGCCACGGACCTTTTTGATAGTGATGAAGAAATTTAAAGCATACCTTGCATTGACCAAACCGCGGATTGCGATCTTCATGATTTTTACGGCGATCTGCGCAGCAATCGTGGCCAAAGGAGAATGGCCCGATGTCTGGACAATGGCCGCAATGTCAATAGGTCTGGCTCTGTCTGCCGCAGGGGCGTCAGCGATTAACATGTGGTACGACCGTGACATTGACAAAATCATGAAGCGAACGATGGGTCGACCGCTTCCGACCGGACAGCTCCGGCCGCGATCTGCGCTGTTCTTCGGCATCGGATTGGAACTGTTGTCTCTGATTTGGCTCTGGGTGTTTGTTAACGGTCTGTCGTCGATATTGTCACTCGCCGGTTTTTTGTATTACACAGTGATTTACACCATGTGGCTGAAAAGAAAAACACCGCAAAATATTGTGATCGGGGGTGGGGCCGGCGCCATTCCGCCCATGATTGGCTGGTCGGCAGTGACGGGGAATATCGGCTGGCCGGCCGTGATCATGTTCGCGATGATCTTCTTTTGGACCCCTCCCCATTTCTGGCCGCTGGCGATCGTGAAAAATGACGAATATGTACGTGCAGGCGTTCCGATGATGCCGGCCGTTCGGGGCAAAAGGAACACGAAAAGACAGTGCTTGTTTTACACCTTCGTTCTTTTACTCACTACTTTCAGCCTGTATTTCACCGGTGCTGTGGGTGGATTTTATCTGACAGTCGCAATCCTGTCCGGCTTGTACTTTTTGTACTATCACTTGCGCATGTGGTATGAACCAGATGATCGCACCATGTGGGCGAAACGAACATTTTTCGCTTCCCTGTTTTACTTGGCGGTTTTGTTTGCCTCTATGGCGATTGATTCACTGCTTTAG
- a CDS encoding cytochrome (ubi)quinol oxidase subunit III, translating into MAEVTGSPISNQQLFEHGMEEEEKHILGFWIFLASDLVLFACLFATYLLLRTHTDGGPTEAQLFDIPMFTLETFILLTSSFTCGLAVREMRNGHLGRLMGWLAVTILLGLAFVGIEVYEFITYSLEGATMQRSAFLSGFFTLVGTHGLHVSLGIVWMVSVGIQLIRDRIQPTTARKLFNAGLYWHFLDVVWVMIFTVVYLMGVMK; encoded by the coding sequence ATGGCTGAAGTAACCGGAAGCCCGATCTCCAATCAGCAGTTATTTGAACATGGCATGGAAGAAGAAGAAAAACACATCCTTGGTTTCTGGATTTTCTTGGCTTCTGATCTTGTGCTGTTTGCTTGTCTGTTTGCCACCTATCTCTTACTGCGCACGCATACGGATGGGGGGCCAACGGAGGCGCAGCTGTTTGACATTCCGATGTTTACGCTTGAAACCTTTATCTTGTTAACCAGCAGTTTTACCTGTGGACTGGCTGTGCGTGAAATGCGTAATGGCCATTTAGGACGGCTCATGGGGTGGCTGGCTGTGACCATCTTGCTCGGTCTCGCGTTTGTCGGGATCGAGGTCTATGAATTTATCACTTATTCGTTGGAAGGGGCCACGATGCAGCGCAGTGCGTTCCTGTCCGGGTTCTTCACTCTGGTGGGCACACACGGTCTTCATGTGTCCCTGGGGATCGTCTGGATGGTCTCTGTCGGGATCCAGCTGATTCGTGATCGGATCCAACCCACGACAGCCCGGAAATTATTCAACGCTGGATTGTATTGGCACTTCCTGGATGTGGTATGGGTGATGATCTTTACGGTCGTTTATCTCATGGGGGTGATGAAATGA
- a CDS encoding Crp/Fnr family transcriptional regulator, giving the protein MDRKFEILKYVPLFSELTDEDLEKIVRIAVLRHYRKNSTIFVEGQPFSTVYFIQSGIVKVTKVEKNGNEQVICLLRQGDMFPHVGFFGDSPYPGTAVTVTDCQLLAISMDDFDRLLDSNPLIAKSVMKMMDQRLLYLQRRLQDVISGDVHQKVVVTLLRLAEEYGTQREDGVFVSIPLTHQDFANMLGMSRESVNRVLNQLKKDQLLDINRKGILIYDPDALQRTLSPVKE; this is encoded by the coding sequence ATGGACCGTAAATTCGAGATTCTCAAATATGTCCCGCTGTTCAGTGAATTGACAGATGAAGATTTGGAAAAAATCGTTCGTATTGCGGTTTTACGGCACTATCGAAAGAATTCAACGATCTTTGTGGAAGGGCAGCCATTTAGCACGGTTTACTTCATTCAATCGGGAATCGTCAAGGTCACAAAGGTAGAGAAAAACGGAAACGAGCAGGTCATCTGCCTTCTGCGACAAGGGGATATGTTTCCCCACGTGGGATTTTTCGGCGATTCACCGTATCCCGGAACGGCCGTAACTGTCACGGACTGCCAATTGTTAGCGATATCAATGGACGATTTCGATCGATTGTTGGATTCAAATCCGCTCATCGCAAAATCAGTCATGAAAATGATGGATCAAAGGCTTCTTTATTTGCAAAGACGCTTGCAAGATGTGATTTCGGGAGATGTCCATCAAAAAGTTGTGGTGACCTTGTTACGGCTGGCAGAGGAATACGGGACTCAGAGGGAGGATGGTGTTTTTGTTTCCATTCCGTTAACCCATCAAGATTTTGCCAATATGTTGGGAATGTCACGGGAATCGGTCAACCGTGTGCTCAATCAGCTAAAAAAAGATCAGTTGCTTGACATCAATCGAAAAGGCATCTTGATTTACGATCCGGATGCACTGCAACGTACACTCTCCCCTGTTAAAGAATGA
- a CDS encoding ubiquinol oxidase subunit II — MKKTGISSRLKQVLFSFALLFLLTGCSDRFVLLDPAGPVARTENWNIMITFLLSMLVVIPVLAIMVYVVYRYRDRPGNKAPYTPNWDDSKILEVIWWGIPILIVAILGVFTVRDTFALTRPPSNQKPMTIQVVSLDWKWMFFYPESNIATVNYVEIPAGVPVQFVLTADAPMNSFWVPQLGGQMYTMPGMEMYLWLQADRPGVYDGKGANFTGKGFAHMNFQVVAKPQAEFELWVKSVKASAPPLTKEKYNQLVKPSIADKQLYSSYPATLYREIVDKNGGMYWRMHHGEHESHEHH, encoded by the coding sequence GTGAAGAAAACGGGGATATCAAGTCGGCTAAAACAAGTTCTTTTCAGCTTCGCTCTGTTATTCCTGTTGACCGGATGCAGTGACCGATTTGTCCTTCTCGATCCTGCCGGTCCTGTCGCGCGAACTGAAAATTGGAACATCATGATTACCTTTCTTTTGTCTATGCTAGTTGTGATTCCCGTCCTGGCCATTATGGTGTATGTGGTGTATCGTTACCGGGATCGTCCCGGGAACAAGGCACCTTACACTCCAAATTGGGATGATAGCAAAATTCTGGAAGTAATCTGGTGGGGCATTCCCATACTGATCGTCGCCATTCTTGGAGTATTTACCGTTCGTGATACATTTGCCCTGACCCGTCCGCCATCCAATCAAAAGCCAATGACCATTCAAGTGGTTTCGTTGGATTGGAAGTGGATGTTTTTCTATCCTGAATCGAACATCGCGACGGTCAATTACGTTGAAATTCCTGCTGGAGTACCTGTGCAATTCGTGTTGACGGCAGACGCACCCATGAACTCGTTTTGGGTACCGCAGTTGGGCGGACAGATGTACACCATGCCGGGAATGGAGATGTACCTGTGGCTGCAGGCAGACCGTCCCGGAGTATACGACGGTAAAGGAGCCAACTTTACTGGAAAAGGATTTGCGCACATGAACTTTCAAGTGGTCGCCAAACCGCAGGCTGAGTTTGAGTTGTGGGTGAAAAGTGTCAAAGCATCTGCACCTCCTTTGACGAAGGAAAAATACAATCAGCTCGTCAAGCCAAGCATTGCCGACAAACAGCTTTATTCCTCGTATCCGGCAACACTGTATAGAGAGATTGTCGATAAAAACGGTGGAATGTACTGGCGCATGCATCATGGAGAGCATGAGAGCCATGAGCACCATTAA
- a CDS encoding Crp/Fnr family transcriptional regulator: MDRNFEILKRVPLFSGLTNDELEKISHITVLRHYRKHSTIFVEGQPFRTVYFIQSGIVKVTRVEKNGNEQVMGLLHKGDMFPHVGFFGDSPYPGTAVTVTDCQLLAISMDDFDRLLDSNPLIAKSVMKMMDQRLLYLQRRLQEVISGDVHRKVVITLLRLVEEYGTQREDGVFVSIPLTHQDFANMLGMSRESVNRVLNQLKKDQLLDINRKGILIYDPDALQRTLSPVKE, encoded by the coding sequence ATGGACCGCAATTTCGAGATTCTCAAACGTGTTCCTTTGTTCAGTGGATTGACAAATGATGAATTGGAGAAAATCTCTCATATTACGGTTTTACGACACTATCGAAAGCATTCAACGATCTTTGTGGAGGGACAACCGTTTCGCACGGTTTACTTCATTCAATCGGGAATTGTCAAGGTCACAAGGGTCGAGAAAAACGGAAACGAGCAGGTCATGGGTCTTCTGCACAAAGGAGATATGTTTCCCCACGTGGGATTTTTCGGCGATTCACCGTATCCCGGAACAGCCGTAACTGTTACGGACTGCCAATTGTTAGCGATATCGATGGACGATTTCGATCGATTGTTGGATTCAAATCCGCTCATCGCAAAATCGGTCATGAAAATGATGGATCAAAGGCTTCTTTACTTGCAAAGACGCTTGCAAGAGGTGATTTCGGGCGATGTCCATCGAAAAGTTGTGATCACCTTGTTACGGTTGGTGGAGGAATACGGGACTCAGAGGGAGGATGGTGTTTTTGTTTCCATTCCGTTAACCCATCAAGATTTTGCCAATATGTTGGGAATGTCACGGGAATCGGTCAACCGTGTGCTCAATCAGCTAAAAAAAGATCAGTTGCTTGACATCAATCGAAAAGGCATCTTGATTTACGATCCGGATGCACTGCAACGTACACTCTCCCCTGTTAAAGAATGA
- a CDS encoding YwiC-like family protein yields MKWVIPHEHGGWVMLTAPFLLGTLLGQPRPEHLLLFSAWFFFYLASYAVTQWVKRKEKRYLVWGSAYWLIGFLSVLLPLWKEPVLWLFAPLFCTVYAINLYFVTRRRERAMLNDICAILGFAAGGVAAYVFGTGKWDATAFWLFFYTVLYFVGTVFFVKSVIRERKNPHWMKYAKLYSSLSVLMPLILGQAKLALVFIFPLIRLWIWGGKEITPKQAGIIEFANALQFVALTVVLMVM; encoded by the coding sequence ATGAAATGGGTCATTCCGCACGAACACGGCGGTTGGGTGATGTTGACCGCTCCGTTCCTGTTGGGAACACTGTTGGGACAACCCCGGCCGGAGCATCTGCTTCTCTTTTCTGCTTGGTTTTTCTTTTATTTGGCCTCATACGCTGTTACGCAATGGGTGAAAAGGAAAGAAAAACGTTACTTGGTCTGGGGAAGTGCTTATTGGCTGATCGGTTTTTTGTCGGTACTTCTTCCTCTATGGAAAGAGCCGGTTTTGTGGCTGTTTGCCCCGTTATTTTGTACGGTTTACGCCATTAATCTTTATTTTGTTACACGGCGGCGTGAGCGCGCTATGCTGAATGATATTTGTGCCATCCTGGGTTTTGCCGCGGGCGGGGTTGCCGCTTATGTATTTGGCACTGGTAAGTGGGATGCGACAGCATTTTGGCTTTTCTTTTATACTGTGCTTTATTTTGTCGGAACCGTTTTCTTCGTGAAGTCGGTGATTCGCGAAAGAAAGAACCCCCACTGGATGAAATATGCCAAACTCTATAGTTCTTTATCCGTTTTGATGCCGCTGATACTGGGACAGGCTAAACTTGCTTTGGTTTTTATATTTCCACTGATCCGCCTGTGGATCTGGGGTGGAAAAGAGATCACCCCAAAACAAGCGGGAATCATAGAATTTGCCAATGCGTTACAATTTGTTGCCTTAACTGTCGTGCTCATGGTAATGTGA
- a CDS encoding DUF488 domain-containing protein: MIRLKRIYDSPNETDGFRILVDRLWPRGVKKVTAAIDCWARELAPSDDLRKKYHRDRDFGEFREAYLHELDTPEKVEAWRRILNKAAGKLITFLYASKERERNNAVVLKEWVEKQVKCDA, from the coding sequence ATGATACGGCTGAAACGGATATACGATTCTCCGAATGAAACCGATGGCTTTCGCATATTGGTTGATCGGCTGTGGCCGCGCGGCGTTAAAAAAGTTACGGCGGCGATCGATTGTTGGGCCCGAGAGTTGGCCCCTTCTGACGATTTGCGTAAAAAGTACCACCGCGACCGTGATTTTGGAGAATTCCGGGAAGCGTATCTGCACGAACTCGATACACCGGAAAAAGTCGAAGCATGGCGCCGCATTTTGAATAAAGCCGCTGGTAAATTGATCACATTTCTCTATGCGAGTAAGGAAAGGGAAAGAAATAATGCCGTGGTCTTGAAGGAATGGGTCGAAAAACAAGTCAAATGTGACGCTTAA
- a CDS encoding cytochrome C oxidase subunit IV family protein, with the protein MMNKEHLSKKTFPWAHVIGYVGSIVLTVLALWFTVKAPLSQGSIITILLALAILQILIQLIFFMHITESRGPAYHSIAIALGFLFTFAVVAGSLWVMTFNSQVQ; encoded by the coding sequence ATGATGAACAAAGAACATTTATCAAAGAAGACTTTCCCTTGGGCGCATGTGATCGGCTATGTCGGATCCATTGTGCTGACGGTTTTGGCGCTGTGGTTCACTGTGAAAGCTCCCTTGTCCCAAGGGAGCATCATTACCATCTTATTGGCACTGGCCATCCTTCAGATCCTGATACAATTGATCTTCTTTATGCATATCACAGAAAGCCGCGGTCCGGCTTATCATTCCATTGCGATCGCACTCGGGTTTTTGTTTACGTTTGCCGTTGTTGCCGGATCGTTATGGGTCATGACTTTTAATTCCCAGGTTCAATGA